The window AAGTAGGTAATCTCTTGACAAATGGTGAGGAGTTTCATTTCTCTTATCGACACCTTCTCGGGTAAGCATGTCGCACATGACTTGCTAAGTACGGGTTATTTATCTAGTGTAATCTATAGGTTATTGTGTTAGCCCGAATGTTTATCCATTACACTCCGAAGAGTAGTGACCACAAGTTCTtatgtaataaaaaatatattaaagtaTATGACAAGTTGAAACCATATCTTTGGTTAAACCAAATGTAAAATACCATCGTTTTATATGTAATAgagattttaatttaatgaatcAAAAGTAAGTTCCTtctatatatatgaaaaaatagGTATTATAAAGAACAAAATTAACTTATAATccttgaaaataaaattagcACTGAAGCTTATGATTGGATGATGATGCGTGAGTTTTACCGGGAAAGAATTACCAGCACAAATATTCTCTCTCTAAATGAATAAAAACAGTGGTCTTTCCATTTGTTTACTTTCATGCTTTCTCTCACCACTGCTTCAGAAAAAAAAACAGCCCAACGCTTTGATTTAGTTTCCACCGCTTCATGAGATCTGGACTTGAAATCCTACAACTAGGGTGAGTTCAATTCACTAAATGGTTCCCAAATCGCTCTAAATTTCTCATTTTCTTCATCTACACTGGTCTGCTTGTTTGGGAGATGgaaattgttttatttatttttcactcAAATTTGTGAAATAACCTTGTAGCTTGGGTGAAAAGGCTTTGCTGTAGTATTGAGGAAATTAAGGAATTATGTTAATTTAACAGCGCCTGTTACTGCCTCTACCGTGGAGGAAGGAAACTGAAGATTCCTACGTTCACTTGTTTTGAGAAAGGTCAGTCACCAATTGTGATTAGTTGGTATGAATTTTAAAAACTTATCGAAgtattattttcataaaaatggCGGCTTTCTTCTATTTATTCTCCTTTTCCAGTTCCTTTTTCTGATGTAGATTTAATTTTGTCAATTTTTTTCTCATAATATGCCATGAAATGCAGTTGACGCAGAATAGATTACGCATAAAAATTTATCAGGAAAAAATAGAAGTCTTGCCTGGGTCAGTGCCACACCGGAGGGATGGCTGAAAGAAAATGAGGAAACAACTCCGCATTTAACCGATATCAATGTTGGTTCTTGGATTCCTTCAACCCCAGCAAAGCTGCATTTGACAGGGCAAGCAGTTGATCTGTGACAATTGGCAAGAAAATCACTTAGTTCAGACTGAATAGGCTGATGACAGAAAGATCGAGTCGGGATAACCACGTTAACCGACCAAATTGTTCCGAACTGGGAAGGTCATTGGGTGATTATTTGCAAGAAATACAATGTCATTTAGTACCTGCATGCTCTGAATCTGGTGCGATGAATTTCAAGGTCGGAGGTGGTTTCGAGGCTTGGCAAGTGGATGAAGCCGCTTCCCGTGTTCATCTGAACAATTCATGCAGTTTCACCACTTGGCAAGCAAGTGAAGCCACCATTTCCCGTCCTTGTGTGGATGACGTCTGTGGCTTCAACTTTTGCCAACCGCACAATGCAGTGAATTCCCATTTTTATGAAGAGGATTTATGCAAATACAGTGGAATTTCGGTTAAAGACACCGGCAAATGGACCACGGGATGTAGAGGTCGGAACCTGATGCCCCTGGTTTCTCCTATGTCCTTGACTATTAAGCAAGAAATAAAGTAGATGAATTGGAATGAGAAACTGATAATATATAGGAAACTAAGGATATGAAAAAGGTCTGCCAAGGATGCATGCGTGAGGTATTTTTGTATTTTCCTTGAACtaatattttaatatgttcTTATTACCAGCAGATGGAACTTCCAGCCCTTCTCGGATCCTTTTCGACCTAAATTCATCAGCAATAATGATTAAAGATACATCATTTATCAACAGCAAGTCAGACCAGTTTGAACCTATAACACCGGAGAAGACCAATAAAGCGGAGTACATGCAGAAATATGTTGTGTTGGATTCAAACATAGACGAAGTACCAGTGGAAAAGGATTCACGAGAGAACAAAATTTCTAATGATGAAGTAAGGCAACTTCGCGAGAAAGTAAAGAACTCTAAGCTGGATGTTGACCGGTTCTGTGCCACCACTTCCACCCAATTGCAAGAGAATCACAAGCCTGACAAGGGACGCAATAAGGAAGCTAACTTGACCAAAACACCACAGCAAAGGCCAAGGAGGAGAAAGCACCGGCCCAAAGTCGTAATAGAAGCCCAACCTAAACGTACTCCTAAACCAAATAAAGAAAGACCTATTGTTCCCAAAAGAGTCAAGAAGTGTAATCAAAGAAAAAGAGCAAGCATTACTCATGACATTCCATCAGAAGGGGAAAGCAGTGGCACAGATTCAAGTGACGAGGTTCCTAATTCTAAGAATACCCCAGGCAGAAGGAGGGAGTATGGGAGAACAAAAGGAATTGACAAACCTGAACCGAAAATGAAGAGTAGTACGCCAAAAATAAGAAGCCTAAAATCCATCGATCAAACCAGAAGTTCATGCAGAAGATCTCTGTATTTTGACTTGGAAAACCTAGTAAGAGAAGAAAGCTCCCCATGTTGTTCATCTGCAAACTGTGATATGGAATTGCAAGAAGAGATGGAATTAGCGATGAAGAAAAATCACATGGATGCTTATGAACTTACAAGTTCTTCTGATCATTTACTGGAAGAATATCTTTCAAGACCCAATAGAAAAATCCCAAACCTATCACCTCATAAGAAGATGGATTCTTTGGATGACCACAACCTTACAAACCGGAATATATGTACCAGAGGGAAGTGCCAAATATTATTCTCAGATGCAACACCTGACAAAGAGGAGATTACATGCAGAGGTAACTCTGAAACCCAGTGACTGCTGGACACCTAAGAGTCCAAGTGATTCCAACTGTAGAAACACATGCATGAAACGGGAAAGACAAGCTGGAGGCTTAAAAAGACAATACACGAGTATGGCTCCTGAAACAGAACTCTGCAACAGTGCATTTTACAATTCCTTGCGGTCGCACTTTTCCATGTCATCACAAAATGCAGATAACAATGACGGCACTACCACAATGCATTTCCCAGCAATTTACAAGAAAAAGAGAACCGACAAGAGTCAAAATAGGCCAACGCCCGGCTTGCACTGTACAATGACCACCTCACACACTCATGTGAAACTGGGAAATCAACCTCTTGACGATTCTTGCAGAACGCTATACACATCAAAATCTTATCAGGGATCTTTTGTTTCTCAAAGTAGAGCCGTTTATCCAAAAAAACATTACCTTGCAAATGATAAAACTCAGAATAAAGAGCAGATATCTAAATCCAGGTTAGCTTTGGGACCTACAGAGTGGATTAAGAAAAAGAGATCTAAAGGCCCTGCTCGAGTACAGAAGTTAGCTTCCTTGATAGAAGTTTGCAAAGAACTGCCGGCTTCTTCATGTAATGCTGCACCAATATCAAGAATAGATCGTAAAATAGGAAACTTGCTGGAGAAACAGTCATGCATGGAAACCCTGACAGCTGACATCTGCCCAAAGATGACAAAAAAGAAGAGGTCGAAGCGAAGCATGCTTAGCAattcaacaataaaaaatattactaatCAACAAAAATTCACCTGCAACCCCTACGGTAAAATCTACTTTAAATACTTTCTACAAGACAACTTTGGAATGTGGATATATTTTGACTTGTTTGCATCATTGGACCCAGGACCACTCTTTACTATAACGTGGAAACGCAAGTCTCTGATTGATTTGGACATTGAGAAACTTAAACAGACAGCTCAAAAAGAGAAGGCACTTATCATTCACAATGTTCAACATGAAGAGAACTATGCCCTTGTTCCATATCAAAGTGGTGGAGCAGCTTGTCCCATTTGATAGTTTACTTGATCAAGTTAAAAGAAGACAACATCGGCCTAAAGTGGCCCTTGATGATGAGACAACGAGAGTGTGGAGACTATTGTTAGATAATATAAACAGTGAAGGCATTGATGGAACGGATGAAGAAAATACAAAATGGTGGGAAGAAGAAAGAAGAGTATTTAATGGAAGAGCAGACTCATTTATAGCCCGGATGCATCTTATACAAGGTATATGAACATTTATCAAGTTTTCCTTATAGATGTGATAAAATTGGCATGTCACTGGTTCTTCAGTGGTGGAGCCCACAGATAAATCTGAATGATATCTCGCATAGAATTTAGTAGAAATGATGCCATACTGATAATCTGAATTAGCCAGTCCAAAAAAGTAACCCAGTATTCTATTTTTTTAGCTACTTGGTTTGGCATGTCTGCACGCATATACATAGACTAATAAATAAACACATATAACTTCTGGCATAAAATCACGTGTCTAATCATGAGAGGGCTTGCTGAGCCAAAATGTACACTAGACAAACATATGATTGGCTCTATACGTGAAGGAAAATGCATTTCCAAAGTAGTCTGTATAAAATTAAGATAAAGGGTTATACCTAAAACATTGCTCAGTGCTATCTATTTTTGTTACCAAAATCCTTCTCTTACCACGCTCCAGTTAAAACTAAGTTAGGCAAGATATTTTAACACGCAAAAAACCTTTCCCTCAACCAGTACAACAAGAAAATCATAGAAGCTGTTACCTAAAAAATGGCTGACTATCAATGTGAAACTTACAAATAGTGAGTCAGCACAAGCTGAACCTGCATCTGAATGTAAAAAGAACTAGATGAAACAAAAAGCATGCATATGAGTAAACGATGTCTTAAAAATAGTGCTGCTTCCTTTCTATTACAAATATTCTGACCTTAATGAAAGAGATGCATATAAACTTATATCCATACATTTTGTAAATCTGCTTCCTGTAGCCTGACAACTCTAATCTTCTGCTGCATTTAGAAAGTATCTAACATAATGTCAGCGGGTCAGTTCTTTCACaattttaaaacaatataaaattgTGAAAAGTTTGATAACAGGAGACAGACGCTTTTCTCCATGGAAGGGGTCTGTTGTTGACTCTGTAATTGGTGTTTTTCTCACTCAAAATGTTTCAGATCATCTATCCAGGTAAAtcgatttttttatttgaaattcaGTCAAATGTTTCCATACATCTAAGCTCCTCAATTTTCAAGCGATAATTTTAATGTAATTGAGTTTTTCAGTTCTGCCTTCATGTCACTTGCTGCACATTTTCCCTTCAAGTCAAAGACCAACATTTCAGAATTATATGACGAGAAAATGACTATAAAGGTTGAAGAACCTAAGGCATGTGTACCGGATCCTGGGGAAACATTTATATCAAACACACCATTGTTAAATAAGCCAATTAGTGGAGAGGATCCTGAGATACttaaggattttgattgtgatgATATCAAGACAGTGAACACTGTTGATCCCCCTGAGAAGAATTTTGTCGACATTATCCCACATGAAGACTCCAGAGGCCTATTTTCAGAAATCTCCACAAATGGTTCAGTTGTGTCTGATGAATCTATCACAATCAAGTCAATGAGCTTGAGAGGGGTCCAAAGAGAATCGGATGATGCACTTTCTTCTCAGACTTCAGTCATTTCTTCTCAGAACTCCATTGATTCCCCCATTGTACCAACCAGCCAAATAACTGAATCTTACTTATTGAGCACCTCGGAAGAAGAGCCCACTGCTGAAGTAAAACGAAATAAGTTCTCCAGCGCTACTTCTTTTGTCAAGCTGTTACAGATGGCCGGAACAATGCTCCACGGTATGTCTGAAAAAGGCAGTCATGGGAAAACGTTGGATGCAAGTGGAGAAGTACAGTCAGAAAGGTTGACCCTAAACTTGCAAAATGAGAATGATTTTACATCCCCTGCAAAACCAATTATGTCATATAGCTATACTTCACGTGTGAAGGGAGACCAAGAACCAGTAACAATCAGTCCACAAAATTTGATGGATGTTGCAGGTCGTAGTAGCAAAATCGATCAATCCAAAATGTCTGACCATAAGGAAGTTAACTCAAATTCATACGACCTTGATTATCATCTTAGCAAGTTATTTAATGGACAAAAAGCAAAAAAAGGAAGAATAGGAAAAGAGAAACGGAACCCAGTTGACTGGGATGGGTTGAGAAAACAAGCACGGGTAGGAAGCAAAATAAGGGAGAAACTGGAAGACAGATTGGACTCTGTGGATTGGGATGCTGTTAGATGTGCAGATGTTAATGAGATTGCCAAAATTATCAAAGACAGAGGAATGAacaacatgctagcacaaaGAATCAAGGTCTGCGGTTGAGTTTTCTACAGAACTTCAGatcttttaatttaatatgATTACATATTTATTCCTCAGGCATCCAGAGATCCCTTGCCACCAAATGATGATCGTTTGTAATGACTGTGTAGGGATTCCTCAATCGCATTGTCAAGGATCATGGAAGCACTGATCTGGAATGGCTGAGGGACATTCCACCAGACAAAGCAAAGTACGCCACGAGAGCTCCCAACTAGCATTTACAAGTATCAAGTCTTAGGTATAACGCATTTTTCACTTTCTACAGAGAGTATCTGCTGAGCATTCAGGGATTAGGTTTGAAGAGTGTAGAGTGTGTGAGGCTTCTGACACTTCATCAACTTGCCTTTCCTGTAAGATTAAACTTGCTTATAGTTCTTTTCCTTGATATGGATTTACTGACACGGTGCCTCTTCTGCCCTCACAAAGGTTGACACAAATGTCGGGCGTATATCAGTACGACTAGGGTGGGTTCCTCTTCAGCCATTGCCTGAGTCACTTCAGCTGCACCTACTAGAACTGTAAGCACGTCTGTTTTACCTTCCGATAGCGATGACTAGCTTTACGGAATTGATATGTTGTTTCCTTGTGTAGGTACCCGGTGCTGGAGTCCATACAAAAATATTTGTGGCCTAGGCTATGCAAACTTGATCAAAGAACACTGTAAATAAAATTTCTGTACATGAATGCACCAAAAACATTTGTACTCACCAAATATTCCAAGTCATCATCATTTCTATGATCTAATTTAGCATTTTCATTACAGATATGAGCTGCATTACCAAATGATTACTTTTGGAAAGGTATGGCATTATTGTTCAGATATGTCTAGGTACTACATTTGACCAGAAAGCTGATGTGGCATGCAAATCTGAAGCTAAAAACATGTTTTGTCAGGTATTCTGCACAAAAAATAAGCCAAATTGCAATGCATGTCCAATGAGGGGAGAATGCAGACATTTTGCTAGTGCATTTGCAAGGTTATCCATCATTTAATACTTATTTCAGCTGAACCACTATATTTATTTGACTCTGATAATTGCTCTTCTTGAAGTTATGTATTTGGGACAAGGATCACATGCATAgcatcaaaataaatttaaatctatttttaataattaaaaacggGTGACCAAACAAATGTAGATAAGCAATTGAAACTGTGTTGAACTTTCATCAAACATAAATGTTAGACCCCTTCGAAAGTGAAAGTGCAACCTAAGATGATCCGGTGTTACAAGCTTAAGTCAATTGTTCACCTCTAGACAAATCACGAGAATTCAAACGGTCACAACTTAGATTCACAAGGCTTTAATGATTCATTTTActctttttaataatatactGATATAAAGTAAGATTCATATCTATTAGTAAAACAGACGCTTATAAGcatgttttatatttttatgatatgataACATAGAATAAAGAGTAACAATTATCAGTAAAACAAACTCATAACCATGTTATATAGCATTCAACATAAAATGTAAAATCAATGTACATTTATTTTGTCAAGGCAATGCATTCTTAAACAAAGAAAACAGAAAGATTATATATGATTTTGTAACAACCAACTAGAACTCTTGTCAGGGAACTTTACGAGCTCGGTCCCCAACTTAACTTGTTTGCATCTGTACTTGTAAGTAGGTAATATAATTATGATGTTTTTGACATATAACGCCAATTGGTGGAATCTGATGAATGATGCAGTGCGAGACTTGGTTTACCAGCACCAGAAGAGAAAAACATTGTGAGTGCAGCAAAAAACGAAGGAGCAGATCAAAAGTCAACTGGAGGAATGAATACCTTGCAATTGCCTTCACTTCAAGTTAATCAGTACGATGCAGAATTGAAAGTTAGCAACACTCAACCCATTATTGAAGAACCAACTACACCAGAGCCTATTATTGAAGTGCCAGTAACTCCAGAACCAGAGCATGTGCAAGTTCCAGAATTTGACATCGAGAACCCTTTCCACGAAGATCTTGGTGAAATCCCTACTATCCAACTCAATATGGAAGAGTTCAATCATAATTTGCAGAAAATAATGCAGCAAAATGCAGAACTTCAGGAGAAATATATGTCAAAAGCCTTGGTAGCTTTAAATTTGCAAGATGCTTCCATCCCCTTTCCCAAACTTAAAAATGTGAGCCAACTAAGAACAGAACATCAAGTGTAAGTAAGACTCTCATTATTATAAATTGATTAACATGCTTGCACCAACATTAGACCACCATAAAATTCACGAATCAGTCATGTGGGATTTTTGAAACAATTCTTGTATGCTATGAGTTGACTGACCCATTAAGTCGTTTTACAGCTACGAGCTTCCAGATTCACACCCTCTCCTTGAAGGGGTTAGTGATATTCTATGAGCTTGTTTCAACACAAAAGACGTGTAATCAGTACACCTTCCTTCCTTGACTAATTATAATTTCTGAATATACAGATGGACAAACGAGAACAAGATGATCCTTCCCCTTACTTACTTGCAATATGGACACCAGGTATGAAAAACAATAAACCGACTAAAAACT is drawn from Primulina eburnea isolate SZY01 chromosome 10, ASM2296580v1, whole genome shotgun sequence and contains these coding sequences:
- the LOC140842604 gene encoding LOW QUALITY PROTEIN: DNA glycosylase/AP lyase ROS1-like (The sequence of the model RefSeq protein was modified relative to this genomic sequence to represent the inferred CDS: inserted 2 bases in 1 codon; deleted 1 base in 1 codon) — translated: MTERSSRDNHVNRPNCSELGRSLGDYLQEIQCHLVPACSESGAMNFKVGGGFEAWQVDEAASRVHLNNSCSFTTWQASEATISRPCVDDVCGFNFCQPHNAVNSHFYEEDLCKYSGISVKDTGKWTTGCRADGTSSPSRILFDLNSSAIMIKDTSFINSKSDQFEPITPEKTNKAEYMQKYVVLDSNIDEVPVEKDSRENKISNDEVRQLREKVKNSKLDVDRFCATTSTQLQENHKPDKGRNKEANLTKTPQQRPRRRKHRPKVVIEAQPKRTPKPNKERPIVPKRVKKCNQRKRASITHDIPSEGESSGTDSSDEVPNSKNTPGRRREYGRTKGIDKPEPKMKSSTPKIRSLKSIDQTRSSCRRSLYFDLENLVREESSPCCSSANCDMELQEEMELAMKKNHMDAYELTSSSDHLLEEYLSRPNRKIPNLSPHKKMDSLDDHNLTNRNICTRGKCQILFSDATPDKEEITCRVTLKPSDCWTPKSPSDSNCRNTCMKRERQAGGLKRQYTSMAPETELCNSAFYNSLRSHFSMSSQNADNNDGTTTMHFPAIYKKKRTDKSQNRPTPGLHCTMTTSHTHVKLGNQPLDDSCRTLYTSKSYQGSFVSQSRAVYPKKHYLANDKTQNKEQISKSRLALGPTEWIKKKRSKGPARVQKLASLIEVCKELPASSCNAAPISRIDRKIGNLLEKQSCMETLTADICPKMTKKKRSKRSMLSNSTIKNITNQQKFTCNPYGPLFTITWKRKSLIDLDIEKLKQTAQKEKALIIHNVQHEENYALVPYQSGGAACPIXDSLLDQVKRRQHRPKVALDDETTRVWRLLLDNINSEGIDGTDEENTKWWEEERRVFNGRADSFIARMHLIQGDRRFSPWKGSVVDSVIGVFLTQNVSDHLSSSAFMSLAAHFPFKSKTNISELYDEKMTIKVEEPKACVPDPGETFISNTPLLNKPISGEDPEILKDFDCDDIKTVNTVDPPEKNFVDIIPHEDSRGLFSEISTNGSVVSDESITIKSMSLRGVQRESDDALSSQTSVISSQNSIDSPIVPTSQITESYLLSTSEEEPTAEVKRNKFSSATSFVKLLQMAGTMLHGMSEKGSHGKTLDASGEVQSERLTLNLQNENDFTSPAKPIMSYSYTSRVKGDQEPVTISPQNLMDVAGRSSKIDQSKMSDHKEVNSNSYDLDYHLSKLFNGQKAKKGRIGKEKRNPVDWDGLRKQARVGSKIREKLEDRLDSVDWDAVRCADVNEIAKIIKDRGMNNMLAQRIKGFLNRIVKDHGSTDLEWLRDIPPDKAKEYLLSIQGLGLKSVECVRLLTLHQLAFPVDTNVGRISVRLGWVPLQPLPESLQLHLLELYPVLESIQKYLWPRLCKLDQRTLYELHYQMITFGKVFCTKNKPNCNACPMRGECRHFASAFASARLGLPAPEEKNIVSAAKNEGADQKSTGGMNTLQLPSLQVNQYDAELKVSNTQPIIEEPTTPEPIIEVPVTPEPEHVQVPEFDIENPFHEDLGEIPTIQLNMEEFNHNLQKIMQQNAELQEKYMSKALVALNLQDASIPFPKLKNVSQLRTEHQVYELPDSHPLLEGMDKREQDDPSPYLLAIWTPGETLDSIEQPKRRCSFRDSKKLCTDETCSSCNSIREADSQTVRGTLLVPCRTAMRGSFPLNGTYFQVNEVFSDHESSLNPMDVPREWLWNMPRRTVYFGTSIPTIFKGLSTEGIQHCFWRGFVCVRGFDRRTRAPRPLIARLHFPASKLVRRKGKKDEN